A single Capricornis sumatraensis isolate serow.1 chromosome 20, serow.2, whole genome shotgun sequence DNA region contains:
- the LIN7B gene encoding protein lin-7 homolog B isoform X2: MAALVEPLGLEREVSRAVELLERLQRSGELPPQKLQALQRVLQSRFCSAIREVYEQLYDTLDITGSAEIRAHATAKSVEGEQHEKAVELLKAAQGSVKLVVRYTPRVLEEMEARFEKMRSARRRQQHQSYSSLESRG, encoded by the exons ATGGCTGCGCTGGTGGAGCCGCTGGGACTGGAGCGGG aAGTGTCCCGGGCAGTGGAGCTCCTCGAGCGGCTCCAGCGCAGCGGGGAGCTGCCCCCGCAGAAGCTGCAGGCCCTCCAGCGAGTCCTGCAGAGCCGCTTCTGCTCTGCCATCCGGGAG GTGTATGAGCAGCTCTACGACACGCTGGACATCACCGGCAGTGCTGAGATCCGGGCCCACGCCACGGCCAAG AGCGTTGAGGGTGAGCAGCATGAGAAGGCAGTGGAGCTTCTGAAGGCTGCCCAGGGCTCAGTGAAGCTGGTGGTACGCTACACACCTCGAGTGCTGGAGGAGATGGAAGCCCGCTTTGAGAAGATGCGCTCCGCCCGGCGGCGCCAGCAACATCAGAGCTACTC GTCCTTGGAGTCTCGAGGCTGA
- the LIN7B gene encoding protein lin-7 homolog B isoform X1: MAALVEPLGLEREVSRAVELLERLQRSGELPPQKLQALQRVLQSRFCSAIREVYEQLYDTLDITGSAEIRAHATAKATVAAFTASEGHAHPRVVELPKTDEGLGFNIMGGKEQNSPIYISRVIPGGVADRHGGLKRGDQLLSVNGVSVEGEQHEKAVELLKAAQGSVKLVVRYTPRVLEEMEARFEKMRSARRRQQHQSYSSLESRG, from the exons ATGGCTGCGCTGGTGGAGCCGCTGGGACTGGAGCGGG aAGTGTCCCGGGCAGTGGAGCTCCTCGAGCGGCTCCAGCGCAGCGGGGAGCTGCCCCCGCAGAAGCTGCAGGCCCTCCAGCGAGTCCTGCAGAGCCGCTTCTGCTCTGCCATCCGGGAG GTGTATGAGCAGCTCTACGACACGCTGGACATCACCGGCAGTGCTGAGATCCGGGCCCACGCCACGGCCAAG GCCACGGTGGCTGCCTTCACAGCCAGTGAGGGCCATGCACATCCCAGGGTAGTGGAACTGCCCAAGACGGACGAGGGCCTGGGCTTCAACATCATGGGGGGCAAGGAGCAGAATTCGCCTATCTACATCTCCCGTGTCATCCCTGGGGGTGTGGCTGACCGCCACGGAGGCCTGAAGCGTGGGGACCAGCTGCTGTCAGTCAATGGTGTG AGCGTTGAGGGTGAGCAGCATGAGAAGGCAGTGGAGCTTCTGAAGGCTGCCCAGGGCTCAGTGAAGCTGGTGGTACGCTACACACCTCGAGTGCTGGAGGAGATGGAAGCCCGCTTTGAGAAGATGCGCTCCGCCCGGCGGCGCCAGCAACATCAGAGCTACTC GTCCTTGGAGTCTCGAGGCTGA